A region of the Thamnophis elegans isolate rThaEle1 chromosome 1, rThaEle1.pri, whole genome shotgun sequence genome:
ccagccatgcagagtccCCTTCGTACCGGCGGAGTACGGCGAACAGGTGCTCGTGTTGCCTTGGTGCCTTCCGGGTACCGCTAGATCAGTCAgcggcgctgtgcccggctggaaaagggggttgccaggtggctgctcgcaAGTGTGGTAACCTCATGGTTGTCgtgttgctgctgctgcaacagcgcaacacagccattcgaccctgaggctgtgcctggctcttcgggagcctggtcacaagggagcagccgcccggcaacccaaaaacaataagccctcccctttaataagcccaaggccatatttcgtgagtcaaaataatataagaccctgtcgtattttcggggaaacatggtatctcaTCTATAGAATTAGTTCTACTGTGTTTTTGTCCCTTGGTCAATTGCATGTTTTGAAgctggaagaagagggaggggttgAGGGAGAGATTGCAGGCACGTTTCCTATTATATGAAATGCCACTGAGTTAAGAAATTAGAAGTaagtttccttctctcctcttacCTAGGAAAAATTTAATTGGTCTAATAAATAAAACCTGGGCACTTGTTCAATTACATTGGTCTCATTTCAGTACAATAGAACATCAAAACACTGATATGTTACCCTCTGAACGTTGTAAACTGGATTATTTTCCCTCTCTCGTATTTTGAAAGGTGTGGCTGCTTGAAAAAAGTAATTCAAAATTATAGTATGTTGATGGAGGGAAGATTTCATAACTCTCTTAGAGAGCTTTTATTTATGTTAtcgtgtttcccccccaaaaagacaggctcttattttcttttgactcccgaaataagcgcttgaccttatttttggggaggtcttattatttttaaggtgcaggtgGCAGCGAGTGTggtgacctcatggctgctgctgtgttgcaatatttttgggcatGCGTTTAAAAGCCCAgttaggcttattatccagggaggtcttatgcAGTGCATGTCTTATTTCCCTGTCCCGTTTTCTGTACTTAGTGCACAATGCTTATGCACTTCCTTCTGCCTGTAATCTAATCTGATAGGCAAAATACCTATCTATTACTTCTAAATATCCCACCAGAAATTATCAGGAATATAGAAAAGTTCTGCTTGATCACCATTGCTCTCAAACAGATACTGGAGCTTATCACCATTTTGGTGAGAGGTTATCCACAGCAGCTTAGCATTCTGTCATTAATTTGCCTTGCTATTTGTTTTATATTGTGCAGCATATGATTGTTCTGCTTTTCAGTTGGTCTCTGTTTCCAAGTCCATAAAACAGAGTAGAAATTAGGATTTGATATGTTTTATCTATGTACTGGTGCAATTCATCTGTGTAGAGTTTATTTCAAAACAGGAAAACAGGTTATCCTTGCAACTTTTTTTTATATGGTTGAATGGATGCCGTCAACTAAGTCTTTATATTTTATCAGTTGCACTTGCTGCTCCTTTTCCTGTAGAGAGTTTACCTTCAAATTGCAACCAAATGGTCAGCCTGCTATGATAAGGCAGGATCAAATGAAGCCTCAACCAAATTCAAACAAAGCCAgcaagcatctctctctcttccttacaTACTTCCATACTATTCTGCATTCTCATCCATACTATGATTTGATGAATCAGTACTGACAGTAGCTGGAAGGGATATGAGGGGACAAGAATTCGTGATTGATGCCTATTGCTAAAGTTAATAAGTGCAGAACAAAATACATGCAAAGAGAATTTCAAATTTGTGGCTACAGAAAGGGATGTACAGGCCCCATGTACATGTAATCCTATCTGACTCTGGAATGTAATTGTGTAATGTAATCCAAAATAGttcttttctctatttcaataattTTACCTTTTGTTCATTATCTAGGTATGGGAACATCTAAAAAATTAGCAAAGCGACATGCTGCTGAGAAATTACTTGAAAAATTCCACAATTTTTGTCAGGATAATATCACAATTTCTTTAGTAAGTAATTCATTAAATTTAATGGGAAGTACCTGCTTCACCACTGAACTTTATTAATGTTTTCTTCAttcctaataataataatcttctgTCCCCATTTCTCTGTTCCTAATATGTAAAGGATGACATTTTTATACGAAGTAGTTTGGGAATAACTTCTCCTGgtatctttaaaatgtatttatttttcccccAAGTTTTTTTTTCAGCAGTGTTTATTACGCTAGTATTGATtataatgattatgatgatgatgataataataatgctgcCAGCAATCCATATCAACCATCCGAGCCactcaatgatatttgtgatacatttttaaatgttcagttgactgagtttctgtttaatgaataaaagttaataataataataataataataatagaagaacaccataggcattgaaaaattcaccagtcaattgcagaaggcagttttccttggaacagcttccatcctgtgacaatatctgTAATActgtcaaacatccagatttgcctatcctaggtccttggtaaggactcaatatgtagacaaaaatgccaaacccagtctgaataataataataatgttgtttaCTTAACCATTTTAACATACCTCCCTTCTATCATTGATCCTTTGCTTATTTTTCCCTGTTTCTAACTCCTGTTTTTGTCagctagccattgataaaataagccCCAGAtcaaaaagtattcagtttctttcttttccttaattgttTTCGCCTATCCATTTCTGctcattctaatatttttctaatcacattttcatctgttgggatctcttcacttttccattgtttaatttatttgtgaGTAAGCAAGCATTGCGTTGAACCCCGCAGTTCCCTCCAAAAGCTAGGATTGTTTGTAAATCAAGAGGTACAGTTCTATTCAGATAAAGCTTTCCTCCTGGCCCTCGGTTGGCAGGTTGAGGGCTGAACTACCAGTCGTACGCAGTGCTAGGACATAAAAAAAGATATGGGCAGGAAAATGCATCAGATTAAAAACTAATCGAACACAAGTAATATAGCAGTTTCCCCATGCATTGAATAGTTTTCTTAGGTTTGTTACAATGACAATTTGGTGACAATGTTtggagaggattggagggatacaatcaagtcTTCGGAGTTATAGTCACTGGAACTTCATTATAAACACTTGTGGGTCCTACTTTTTCTATTCTCTGGCAGCCGCTTTCTTGGTTTGGCTTCACTatccaatatcttttttatatggGTGAATAGATGCAGTCAACAAAGTCTTTATATCCCTCCAATAATTACTTAGGCAGCCAAATGACTACTCTCTATTAGCATTGTTCTCCTGGCTAATATAACATTgacatacactaaataaattaaTACTAATTACACTTGCAGCTCCTTTTCATCTTCTCAACAGAGATgagtttttttaatataaatattctaATAAACCTCACATATTCATTTGGTATCCATGGTGAACTGCATTTCTATTTGCTATAAATTACAGTGCATATTATTTTAAATGCCACAGAAAGTTTGATAATCTGCAGTTCTTCTGCACACGATCAGAGGTTCAAGAATGCTGGTCCTCTCTTGCATTTGGCTACCTTCTGGAagcactggagaaagcaatgttTTCTCTTCAGATGCTAGAAAAAATGGCTGTTATTTTTACACTAGGTCTCCACCACTGCCACCCAGTCGGTTGGAAATGCTAATTAAAACACAACTTGATTTTTACTTTGTCCTGTTCTTTATTGTGTTTCTGAAAATGTAAGATGTTTTACTTTCAATATTCTCTTTCTAGTTTCCCTCAATCTGCCATCAGCTGGAACTGATGAGTAGCCCCATACTACCATGAGAAAACTGTTTGGATTGGGCCCCTTCTTAGAATTATGCAGTGTTTTGAATTCAGTTCAGAAGGGGCACTACCAGGAATATGAATACAGTAGCACCTTCCATCGCTCATTATCCTAGGAAAGGCAGAGTAAAAAAGTTTAAATCGAGAGTGTAACTGCACATTAAAGTGAAAACCTCTTTAAAAGCACATAGGCATTTTTCTTAAAAGTTAGActattttattagatttgtatcctattttcactttatttgtgtATCTCAGGATTAGAACTGCCAAACAGCAGAATATTCACCCATTAGCCAAACTGTCTCATTCAGGAAACAGACAATGAAAAAAGGCTACAAACTGTCCTAATGGGGATAAGCATGGTTACATTTTAATGTAAATCCAGTGTGAATTGGTTCATTTGCAAGGAACTTTTAACCTATTATTACTACAGAATCCATGTACAATCTTTCCCAGTTTTAGCATCTTTTAAGTGGCCTGCCAGGGTCCCTGTTATTGAAAGATAAGCGTCTGCAGCCAGGATAAAAGATCAATTGGAGATTAATTTACCTATCGTACAGTGGttcgtttgggaaccactgctatagtaCAATTGCTCTCTGttcataaattatttcaatttaaatGACTAACAGTATTCGGAAGTCTCTGGAGACTGCAAGTCATGCATTTTTCTTCTTGGCCTCAATATGGACACAATAAAAGGATTGGCACATGAATGAAAATTATAATTACCATATTCAATAATAGTTTTGCCTAAATTCTGTTCTCTAAATAAAGCAGCCTTGAtatttggtttaattttatttaaaggcAAGTTCCTAAAACACAACCTTTGAAATATCTGTGCAGTTTTTAGGAAAATCCACCAAACCTTTACTTAATCACCAAACTGGCTAGGTGATTCCTCTGGTGTTGCTGCTACAACTTTCTTTGCCCTGAAATAGACATTCTCTTTCCCTCAATCTGCCATCAGCTGGAACTGATGAGTAGCCTCATAGTACCATGAGAAAACTGTAAGAACTGTTTGAATTGGCATCTTCTTAGAATTGTGCAGTGTTTTGAATTCAGTTCAGAAGGAGCACTACCAGGAATATGAATACAGCAGCACCTTCCACCACTCATTAAAGCCGCACGTCTGTCTCCAGGATCACATACAGTGAAAACTTTCCCTTATTATCTTAATGATACTAGAACATAATTTGGCTGCTTTGAAGAGTTACAGACAGGTCCTGCCATTGCACTTCCATGTTTTctaattaaaacacaaagtaTTGCATCATAGGTTCTCAtctcaggattttttaaaaaaatattgattacaTGACTAAATACAAAGCATTAAAATGTGCAGCAAAATCTAAACACTCTTCATTTGTTTCAGGGAAAAGAACAAATGCATAATTTGGGATGCACCTGGGATAGCTTAAGGAACTCTTCTGGCGAAAAAATTACTCTGTTGAAGATAAGCTCCCTCAGTATTCCCAATACAGACTATATTCAGCTCCTTGGAGAAATAGCAGAGGAGcaaggttttaaaataaaatatttgaacatAGGTAAGACTTGGTGAACTATGTAGCATGCATTCCTTCCCTTTATATTTCTTCTTCCAGCACTGCTAGGGCAGAAAAAGTAGTTTCAGATGTTGTGTACTcggaaattaatttttaaagtttGGTCTGAATACTTGTTCAAGTATGCCGCAAGGAGAGAATCAGTTTCTATATTTTGGCTTTGTTTTTTAAGGCTCAGATATTGTTCTGTAGCTAGTTTGAAGAATATTACATTAGTTAATGTAATGTTTAAGAGGGTCATCATAAGAAAGGAGTATAGATAATAATTGAGTCTGTCATTGCTAGCACAGGATAAAAAGGAGTGATTTGGAAACCCAATCCACAAGCTCTGAGAATGAACTCCGTCCTCACAAAAAGAATAGTATCTACAtccatctcagtggtgggtttcaaaaattgttcgaacctattctgtgggtgtggcctcctttgtgggagtggcttgctgcccatgtgaccagatgggagtggcttgccacccatgtgaccagatatgaagatgctgacgatacttgtcagaaccaccttaaattacctcacacacagcactggtatgcataagaatatgatgtaaacttgttttttaaaaggcatctttggtttgcgttaaaacaacttcaacacacgcaatgttctgattgtaccacaaacgcagttgtcatccttacctttcacagaggcactgagttttataaatatgagaatgatagtgtagaataatcatatccaaggaccagtggtgggtttcaaaaaaatttggaacctcttctgtaggtgtggcctgctttctgggtccactggtggaacctcttctaaccggttcggtagatttgacgaaccggttctaccgaataggtgcgaactggtaggaacccacctctaatcCATCTTCAGAATTAAGACATCTCTGATGACTTGGTGATCTGTTCAGAACATTTCGGAAGGCAGATTTGCCCATGTTTTGTTTGATAAAAGATAATTATTTTCTACTTATCACCATTTGTGTCTGTAATTTCAGAGGAGTTGAGTGTGAATGGACAATTCCAGAGCCTCGTAGAACTTTCAACCAATCCAACCATAGTTTGCCATGGGACTGGAATCTCCTGGAGCAACGCCCACAATGATTCGGCCCACAATGCGTTACAGTATTTAAAAATCATGGCTGGGAGGAAATAACCTTGAAATGGGAAAAAGAATGAAGAtgcgtgtgtatatatatataaatatataatgtcTCTGTTTTAAAATTGAATGATTTCCAAATCAttgactcttttttttaaaagtcacatCACAATGTCTGCATTCATAATTGTATATTATAAAGAAAATGTAACTTAAACTTATTatgatgtttttgtttatttattttggaaagctAGAATCAGGAAAACCAAAAGCTGTCAGCAGGGGATGAGACACGCAGCTCTGCAGCGTTTGATGAATCTCAATCCTCAGTACCAAAATAGTGATTAGTCTGCAAGCAGCTGTTCCCCAAAAGCAGCCTCAAATCCGTTGCCTTCTTTCTCAAATATTGTTTTGTACAGGGATAGGGAAGGCTGGCTTGAGGCAAACCTGCAGAAGAGTGCAATGTGTGTTGAGGGAAGGAGTTTGTTCCTTAAGAATGCCATGCATTGGGACCAGGAAATCCAACTCATttttctcccttatttattttttaaagcgttgccatgttttcccgaaaataagacagggtcttattttgttttgaccccccaaaataagcacttggccttatttttagggaggtcttatttttgaggtgcagggggcGGCAAGCATGTGACCatgcttggtcacctcatggcttctgctgtgttgcaatattttcggtgatggtttgggggggggcttgtttTAGCGCATGTGATTAGCTTATTaactgggaggtcttattttcagggaaggtaATATTTTGCCTTGTCAAAATGACTAGATATTTCACAGTGAAACCACAAAGAAACATAAACCATAACTTCATAGTAGTTTAAAATTGAAAATCCAACTGAATAAATCAactcatttcttaaaaaaaacagattgacATCCATATCCATGAAGCAACCCAGCATGCAATAATTCAATCCTTCCAAGCCCAGTGAAACAAAACATCCCAGGGTTTGCCTGAAGTAGTGTTGTTGTGATCCTGCAGACTCCATTAGAAGACAAATCACCAAGCAAGGCCTGCATCCATTATCATTCCCCAGTGTCCCATAACAGGCAGATGGGGACACCAACTGGCCTGCTGTGACTTCAGTCAGTGGACTTTCTATTATGCCAAACCACCACCTGTACAGCCAAATTCAAACATCCAGCACTCCTCCAATTTGACTCCAGAAAATACACTCCCATACAATCAGGGGAAGGGAAACTTCCCTATCCTTTGGTTTGTATATGATGAACTCGCGGAAGCATTAAGTAGTCACAGGCAAGCCCTTCACTGCTATTATGACAGGTCATAGTCCGAGAAAGACTATAGATTAGCACATCAATGACCTTGGAGGGGAAAATATGACCATTAGTAGAAAGTGAGGTCAATCCAGAAAAATAAGGTGTGACAGAGACTAATGACTTTTGATAGTCTTTGGTATAAAGGAGGGAAAAGGAAACACTGTCAGACTTCCAACTTTTTGTTATCCCATTACAGTCTACTACGGCAACCATTTTAGTATTTCTCGTGGCTTTCCTGAACTGCCCTACCTTGAAGGATTGACATAAAGAGTTGTAGCTTTTCTCTTCCCAGGCTGCAGTTTCTTCAAGCAGCTGATATCTTTCACTGGAGCTGTGGAGCAGTAGTGCCAAATAAGCCCCTTACTGAAGTTATTAAGATTCCCATCTGATTCTACATGCGGTTCTGTCTGCATggcggtacttgagagaccgcctcctgccaattacctgcctaagaccgattagatcccacagattaggcctccttcgaattccatctgccagccagtgctgcCTGGCaaacccccgggggagggccttctctgtggctgctccagccctctggaacgatctccccgtggagatccggaccctcaccaccctccaggctttccgcaaagccacgaagacctggttgttccggcaggcctggggctgatggatttccagccccacttgaaatgttgtgactgttgttttttaatctgtcttttgtcttatttgtacccccttcccacctttggttgttagccgccccgagtccctcaggagtggggcggcatacaaattaaataaacattccaaacatggCAGCAGATAAGTTGTAATGTGTTATAATGACAAAGGAGGTAATAATAATGTGCATCAACTGGAATTAAGACGTCCCATTTTTCACATTGATAGCGTCTTTCCATTTCCAGCATTCCCTCTTCCAGCCCTTCCCTCAATTCACATGGTCTGCCTTCCACTTTCTacactttgctttcttttgtaccTGTCAGTTGATGTTCCACACAATTAAGTTTCACCAGATTTCCCAATTCTCTGCTTTTCCATTCTGTTTGATGCACAAACACTTGTTCTACAATCACATCTCTATTCCTCAACTCCTCAGGAACTGCCAGGATGAAAAACATCCATACCAA
Encoded here:
- the PRKRA gene encoding interferon-inducible double-stranded RNA-dependent protein kinase activator A isoform X2 produces the protein MSDHIIPEPLNQAQNQTNPIGSLQELAMKKGWRLPEYSLAQETGPPHKREFAMTCRIETFVETGMGTSKKLAKRHAAEKLLEKFHNFCQDNITISLGKEQMHNLGCTWDSLRNSSGEKITLLKISSLSIPNTDYIQLLGEIAEEQGFKIKYLNIEELSVNGQFQSLVELSTNPTIVCHGTGISWSNAHNDSAHNALQYLKIMAGRK